In Rhodococcus rhodochrous, a single genomic region encodes these proteins:
- a CDS encoding alkane 1-monooxygenase, producing the protein MDSATPRSATHDRWTDPKKRLWLYGLVVPLSPFIAYFLVEYLHLGVFWATGALVIAVVCPLVDAFARLDTSNPPESVMRTLENDRYYRYCTYLYLPLQYAGLAFGCWMWVSQPMGGAERFAMAATLGIVGGVGINAAHELGHKRTTIERRLAKIALAQSFYGHFYVEHNRGHHARVATPEDPATARMGESYWRFLPRSVFGSLRSAIRYEKGRLERRGTSFWNVRHNDILNAWALSVVLYAVLIAVFGWSIAPWLVVQAVMAIMFLEGANYLEHYGLLRKKRPDGSYERVQPQHSWNSNHVCSNLFLYNLQRHSDHHANPLRRYQTLRSMPQAPQLPAGYAVLIILALFPPLWRRIMDPRLLEHYGHDVSRINIEPEKRTAVQARYGNRS; encoded by the coding sequence GTGGATTCGGCGACTCCTCGCAGCGCGACGCACGATCGATGGACCGACCCCAAGAAGCGCCTCTGGCTGTACGGACTCGTCGTCCCCCTGAGTCCCTTCATCGCCTACTTCCTCGTCGAATACCTGCACCTCGGCGTCTTCTGGGCCACCGGTGCACTGGTCATCGCCGTCGTCTGCCCGCTGGTCGACGCGTTCGCGAGGCTGGACACGAGCAATCCCCCCGAGAGCGTGATGCGGACGCTCGAGAACGACCGGTACTACCGCTACTGCACCTACCTGTATCTCCCACTGCAGTACGCGGGCCTGGCATTCGGATGCTGGATGTGGGTGTCGCAGCCCATGGGCGGCGCCGAACGGTTCGCGATGGCCGCCACGCTCGGCATCGTCGGCGGTGTCGGCATCAACGCGGCGCACGAACTCGGGCACAAGCGCACCACCATCGAGCGGCGCCTCGCGAAGATCGCACTCGCCCAGTCGTTCTACGGCCACTTCTACGTCGAACACAATCGTGGACACCACGCCCGTGTGGCGACCCCGGAGGACCCCGCCACCGCCCGCATGGGGGAGAGCTACTGGCGCTTCCTGCCCCGCTCGGTGTTCGGCAGCCTCCGCTCGGCGATCCGCTACGAGAAGGGCCGCCTCGAACGTCGCGGTACGTCGTTCTGGAACGTGCGGCACAACGACATCCTCAACGCGTGGGCGCTGAGCGTCGTCCTGTACGCCGTGCTCATCGCGGTGTTCGGCTGGTCGATCGCCCCGTGGCTCGTCGTCCAGGCCGTCATGGCGATCATGTTCCTAGAAGGCGCCAACTATCTCGAGCACTACGGGCTGCTGCGCAAGAAGCGCCCGGACGGCAGCTACGAACGCGTGCAACCCCAGCACAGCTGGAACAGCAACCACGTGTGTTCCAACCTGTTCCTCTACAACCTGCAACGGCACAGCGACCATCACGCCAATCCGCTGCGCCGCTACCAGACCCTGCGGTCGATGCCGCAGGCGCCGCAGTTGCCCGCCGGCTACGCGGTATTGATCATCCTCGCGCTGTTCCCGCCGCTGTGGCGGCGGATAATGGATCCGCGACTGCTCGAGCATTACGGGCACGATGTGTCGCGAATCAATATTGAGCCTGAGAAACGAACGGCGGTTCAGGCGCGATACGGTAATCGCAGTTAG
- a CDS encoding cold-shock protein — MAQGTVKWFNAEKGFGFIEQDGGGADVFVHYSEIQGSGFKTLDEGARVEFEIGQGQKGPQAQGVRAI; from the coding sequence ATGGCGCAGGGCACTGTCAAGTGGTTCAACGCGGAAAAGGGCTTCGGTTTCATCGAGCAGGATGGTGGGGGAGCAGACGTTTTCGTCCATTACTCCGAGATCCAGGGTTCGGGCTTCAAGACCCTGGACGAGGGGGCACGAGTCGAGTTCGAGATCGGTCAGGGGCAGAAGGGCCCGCAGGCTCAGGGCGTGCGCGCCATCTAG
- a CDS encoding pyridoxal phosphate-dependent aminotransferase yields the protein MTTEEQGQLHHHISRRLEQSSKLQNVLYEIRGPVHAHAARLEAEGHRILKLNIGNPAPFGFEAPDTIVQDMIAALPHAQGYSESKGIASARRAIVTRYELVPRFPKFDINDVYLGNGVSELITITMQALLDDGDEVLIPAPDYPLWTAMTSLAGGTPVHYLCDETNDWNPDLDDIESRITDRTKAIVVINPNNPTGAVYSQEVLEGIVRLARKHQLLLLADEIYDKILYDDSKHISLASLAPDLLCLTYNGLSKAYRVAGYRSGWMVITGPKDHAEGFLEGVDLLASTRLCPNVPAQHAIQVALGGYQSIEDLVLPGGRLLEQRDVAWERLNAIPGVSCVKPRGALYAFPRLDPEVYDIHDDEKLVQDLLLQERILVTQGTGFNWPNHDHLRIVTLPWARDLAVAIERIGNFLSSYKQ from the coding sequence GTGACTACCGAGGAGCAAGGCCAACTTCACCATCACATCAGCCGTCGGCTCGAGCAGTCGTCGAAGCTCCAGAACGTGCTCTACGAGATCCGCGGGCCGGTGCACGCCCACGCCGCGCGGCTCGAGGCCGAGGGGCATCGCATCCTCAAGCTCAACATCGGCAACCCCGCACCGTTCGGGTTCGAGGCGCCCGACACGATCGTGCAGGACATGATCGCGGCGCTGCCCCACGCGCAGGGCTACTCGGAGTCAAAGGGCATCGCCTCCGCCCGTCGCGCGATCGTCACGCGCTACGAGCTCGTGCCGCGCTTCCCGAAGTTCGACATCAACGATGTCTACCTGGGCAACGGCGTCTCCGAGCTCATCACCATCACCATGCAGGCCCTGCTCGACGACGGCGACGAGGTGCTCATCCCGGCACCCGACTATCCGTTGTGGACGGCGATGACCTCGCTCGCCGGTGGCACCCCCGTGCACTATCTGTGCGACGAGACCAACGACTGGAACCCGGACCTCGACGACATCGAGTCCCGGATCACCGACCGCACCAAGGCGATCGTGGTGATCAACCCGAACAACCCGACGGGCGCCGTGTACTCGCAGGAGGTGCTCGAGGGGATCGTGCGCCTCGCCCGCAAGCACCAGTTGCTGCTGCTCGCCGACGAGATCTACGACAAGATCCTGTACGACGACTCGAAGCACATCTCCCTCGCCTCGCTGGCCCCCGACCTGCTCTGCCTGACCTACAACGGCCTGTCGAAGGCGTACCGGGTCGCCGGCTACCGATCCGGCTGGATGGTCATCACCGGCCCGAAGGATCACGCAGAGGGCTTCCTCGAAGGCGTCGACCTGCTCGCCTCGACGCGGTTGTGCCCCAACGTGCCGGCCCAGCACGCCATCCAGGTGGCGCTCGGTGGCTACCAGAGCATCGAGGACCTGGTGCTGCCCGGCGGGCGCCTGCTCGAGCAGCGCGACGTCGCGTGGGAGCGGCTCAACGCCATTCCGGGCGTGAGCTGCGTGAAGCCGCGCGGCGCGCTCTACGCCTTCCCGCGTCTGGACCCGGAGGTCTACGACATCCACGACGACGAGAAGCTCGTGCAGGATCTGCTGCTGCAGGAGCGCATCCTCGTCACCCAGGGCACGGGCTTCAACTGGCCGAACCACGACCATCTGCGCATCGTCACGCTGCCGTGGGCACGCGATCTGGCGGTGGCGATCGAGCGGATCGGTAACTTCCTGTCCTCCTACAAGCAGTAG
- a CDS encoding YibE/F family protein encodes MNHGHGHFGHGHGHGHGQDESPIPLGPIAAKIVVGLLAAIGLLVLFGTALLWPSSRSVDIPAPFQTSSGGAVVTEAGTVVEQDTGPCGSASFGRVFTGEPSPPSSNAFDCERSIVAIESGPDDGARTLLEVIPGPGQPELQAGDEIRLVRQTDPAGATQYSFYDYARGFPLALVVAAFAVVVVAIARWRGLRALIGLVVAFGVLVVFMLPALLDGKPAVPVALVGGALILYAVLYLAHGVNLRTSSALLGTLASMVVAALLSYVAIRMTHLTGLSEEQNTDVQLYIGHVSISGLLLAGFIIGSLGVLNDVTITQASSAFELAGLDPESSRREIFSAAMRVGRDHIASTVYTLVLAYAGGALPLLLLFSVAGRSITDVITSDAVAIELVRACVGGIALTLSVPLTTAIAAVLARTDAPGQQTGGRHARRA; translated from the coding sequence GTGAATCACGGACACGGCCACTTCGGCCACGGACACGGTCACGGCCACGGGCAGGACGAAAGTCCCATCCCACTCGGACCCATCGCCGCGAAGATCGTCGTCGGCCTCCTGGCTGCGATCGGTCTCCTTGTGCTCTTCGGTACCGCCCTGTTGTGGCCGAGCAGCCGTTCCGTGGACATCCCCGCCCCCTTCCAGACGAGTAGCGGCGGCGCGGTCGTCACCGAGGCCGGAACCGTCGTCGAACAGGACACCGGCCCGTGCGGCAGCGCGTCCTTCGGGCGCGTCTTCACCGGTGAGCCGTCCCCTCCCTCGAGCAACGCCTTCGACTGCGAACGCAGCATCGTCGCCATCGAATCCGGTCCCGACGACGGTGCCCGGACCCTCCTCGAGGTGATCCCCGGCCCGGGTCAGCCCGAACTACAGGCCGGCGACGAGATCCGTCTCGTCCGCCAGACCGATCCGGCGGGTGCCACCCAGTACTCCTTCTACGACTACGCCCGCGGTTTCCCGCTCGCCCTGGTGGTCGCGGCCTTCGCTGTCGTGGTGGTCGCGATCGCCCGTTGGCGCGGTCTGCGGGCCCTGATCGGCCTGGTGGTCGCGTTCGGGGTGCTGGTGGTGTTCATGCTCCCGGCGCTCCTGGACGGCAAACCCGCCGTGCCGGTCGCACTGGTCGGCGGTGCACTGATCCTCTACGCGGTGCTCTATCTGGCGCACGGCGTGAATCTGAGGACCAGTTCGGCGCTGCTCGGCACACTCGCGTCGATGGTCGTCGCGGCCCTGCTGTCCTACGTCGCGATCCGGATGACGCACCTGACGGGCCTGTCGGAGGAACAGAACACCGACGTACAGCTGTACATCGGGCACGTGTCGATCTCGGGCCTGCTGTTGGCCGGATTCATCATCGGCTCACTGGGTGTGCTCAACGACGTCACCATCACGCAGGCGTCGTCGGCCTTCGAACTCGCCGGGCTCGATCCCGAGTCGTCACGTCGTGAGATCTTCTCGGCGGCGATGCGCGTGGGCCGCGACCACATCGCCAGCACCGTCTACACACTCGTCCTCGCCTACGCGGGCGGCGCGCTGCCTCTGCTGCTGCTGTTCTCGGTGGCCGGGCGCTCGATCACGGATGTGATCACGAGCGACGCCGTGGCGATCGAGCTGGTCCGCGCATGCGTCGGCGGCATCGCGCTCACGTTGTCGGTGCCGCTCACCACGGCGATCGCCGCCGTGCTCGCGCGTACCGACGCCCCCGGACAGCAGACGGGTGGCCGGCACGCGCGACGCGCGTGA
- a CDS encoding Hsp70 family protein — protein MVETGKDDPARLAAGTLGVLFQTGVAGDPIERVGVVYRDHAQAERLRAAMAVEHIDRYLLVSEPEAAVTYLQATGELGSNTAVFYDLGDAGLTVTVVDLVSREVLAERTDSIGGRVFDNVIRDHQLDTNGVWRPDDPATDDELSAQCREAKEKLSLSETVAVPGAAGVVLMSRETFDPLIAQCVESSAQFVHQVISRAGRNPEAVVLLGGGAHIPLVQEVLRSWLGLPLVVPHEPELVLAKGGAMAATKPANSQPVSTLTRIVPGRPSSTSADTEQIPVVAAAAAPTTAAASGPESADAKKPWWATLAGRGPSVSGKQISGAGIAGTALAVVAVIGVALSTGFTSSSTDETSPTQSYTPTTTNAPRQNPAPAVAPTQVTTTTTVEPEPVPTTYSPRPVPPAPEPPPAPAPTIPGLGVPVPTLPPLPTIELPPLPQIRLP, from the coding sequence GTGGTCGAAACCGGTAAGGACGATCCGGCACGGCTGGCGGCGGGCACCCTCGGGGTGCTCTTCCAGACGGGTGTCGCGGGCGATCCGATCGAGCGGGTCGGAGTGGTCTACCGCGACCATGCCCAGGCCGAGCGCCTGCGCGCGGCGATGGCCGTCGAACACATCGACCGCTACCTCCTCGTCTCCGAACCCGAGGCGGCCGTCACCTATCTGCAGGCCACCGGCGAACTCGGCAGCAACACCGCCGTCTTCTACGACCTCGGCGACGCTGGGCTCACCGTCACCGTCGTCGACCTCGTCTCCCGCGAGGTGCTCGCCGAACGCACCGACAGCATCGGCGGCCGCGTCTTCGACAACGTGATCCGCGACCACCAGCTCGACACCAACGGTGTGTGGCGCCCCGACGACCCCGCCACCGACGACGAATTGTCCGCCCAGTGCCGCGAGGCCAAGGAGAAGCTGTCGCTGAGCGAGACCGTGGCCGTGCCGGGTGCTGCAGGGGTCGTGCTCATGTCGCGCGAGACCTTCGATCCGCTCATCGCACAGTGCGTCGAGTCGTCGGCGCAGTTCGTGCACCAGGTGATCTCCCGTGCCGGTCGCAACCCCGAGGCCGTGGTCCTGCTCGGCGGCGGCGCGCACATCCCGCTCGTGCAGGAGGTGCTGCGCTCGTGGCTCGGACTGCCGCTGGTGGTGCCGCACGAGCCCGAACTCGTGCTCGCCAAGGGCGGGGCCATGGCCGCCACGAAGCCGGCGAACTCGCAGCCGGTGAGCACCCTCACCCGCATCGTGCCGGGCCGCCCGTCGTCGACGAGCGCCGATACCGAGCAGATCCCCGTCGTCGCTGCGGCCGCCGCACCGACGACCGCGGCCGCCTCCGGCCCGGAATCCGCCGACGCGAAGAAGCCGTGGTGGGCGACGCTGGCCGGTCGCGGCCCGTCGGTCAGCGGCAAGCAGATCTCCGGCGCCGGTATCGCCGGCACGGCCCTCGCGGTCGTCGCGGTCATCGGCGTGGCGCTGAGCACCGGCTTCACCAGTTCGTCGACCGACGAAACGAGCCCCACCCAGTCGTACACCCCCACGACCACCAACGCGCCGCGCCAGAACCCCGCACCGGCGGTGGCGCCCACACAGGTCACCACGACCACCACGGTCGAGCCGGAGCCCGTTCCGACGACCTATTCGCCGCGCCCGGTGCCGCCGGCCCCCGAACCTCCGCCCGCCCCGGCTCCGACCATCCCGGGGCTGGGAGTGCCGGTGCCGACGCTGCCGCCGCTGCCGACGATCGAGTTGCCGCCGCTGCCGCAGATCCGGCTTCCCTGA
- a CDS encoding protein tyrosine phosphatase, whose translation MRILYVCTGNICRSPTAERLTTAYAAEQGRGDLSAHSAGTRAMVGHGMEPTAALVLQQLGGDPDGFAARRITPQIAEDSDMIITMSENHRAKVVQLAPRRMRVTFTLREAARLQKATGARTIAELTTARAQMSAPGPEDIVDPIGRDEETFVAVGSEIADLLLPLLAALRS comes from the coding sequence ATGCGGATTCTCTATGTGTGTACCGGAAACATCTGCCGCTCACCCACCGCAGAGAGGCTGACCACCGCATACGCGGCCGAACAAGGTCGCGGAGATCTCTCGGCGCACAGTGCCGGCACCCGGGCGATGGTCGGTCACGGCATGGAACCCACCGCTGCCCTCGTGTTGCAGCAGCTCGGAGGCGATCCGGACGGATTCGCCGCGCGCCGGATCACCCCGCAGATCGCGGAGGACTCCGACATGATCATCACGATGAGCGAGAACCACCGGGCAAAGGTGGTCCAGCTCGCCCCGCGCCGGATGCGGGTGACGTTCACACTGCGCGAGGCTGCCCGGCTGCAGAAGGCCACCGGAGCGCGAACCATCGCAGAACTGACGACGGCCCGGGCGCAGATGTCTGCACCCGGGCCGGAGGACATCGTCGATCCGATCGGCCGCGACGAGGAGACGTTCGTCGCGGTCGGATCCGAGATCGCCGACCTGTTGCTACCTCTCCTCGCCGCTCTCCGATCCTGA
- a CDS encoding polysaccharide biosynthesis tyrosine autokinase translates to MEVHDYLRILQARWRIVAVTTVVAVLAALGASLLTTPQYEAKTRLFVSTSSGASVQEIYQGNLFSQQRVTSYTELLEGTTLAQRTLEKLGLGDMSAVDLAGKVTASSTPDTVLIDTAVTDESPERARDLANALSDEFVVMARELETPEDGGPPTARVVVEQYAATPSSPVTPKTTRNVALGLAVGLLLGIALAVLRDRLDNTIKDRNAVEDLAGTGVVGVIPLDKARQEEPAIVFAEANSGDAEAYREMRTNLQFLEVDNPPRAIVVTSSLPSEGKTTTAVNLALVLAEAGHSVVLVEADLRRPRVSKYLATLGDAGLSNVLAHTASLEDVLQPTRFDGMCVLAAGGLPPNPSELLGSAHAREVIEDLRSRFDYVIIDAPPLLPVTDAAILTSIADGALLIARYGKTTREQFARAVGNLRAINAPVLGTILAMTPTKGRGTAYEYRYYYYSSDKDGAAPAAAPAAAQTSTPATQRVGAPAPTAPAAQPAPQTQAPVEGPARPQNGHRHVEPPATQAYPAPSNDAYHYRAAEQFPPAPQPATERYGSEPYQAPQAYSSAEPLSRPVVHAPRRPVNDSGSESGEER, encoded by the coding sequence ATGGAAGTACATGATTACCTGCGAATTCTGCAGGCGAGGTGGAGGATCGTCGCCGTCACGACGGTGGTGGCGGTTCTTGCCGCTCTCGGCGCCTCCCTGCTGACCACGCCGCAGTACGAAGCCAAGACACGTCTGTTCGTGTCGACCTCGTCGGGCGCATCGGTGCAGGAGATCTACCAGGGCAACCTGTTCTCGCAGCAGCGAGTCACCTCCTACACCGAACTGCTCGAGGGCACCACCCTCGCGCAGCGCACCCTCGAGAAGCTCGGTCTCGGCGACATGTCGGCCGTCGATCTGGCCGGCAAGGTGACCGCTTCGTCGACTCCCGACACGGTGCTCATCGACACCGCCGTCACCGACGAGTCGCCCGAGCGTGCCCGCGACCTCGCCAACGCGCTGTCGGACGAATTCGTCGTCATGGCACGCGAACTGGAGACCCCGGAGGACGGCGGCCCGCCCACCGCCCGCGTGGTGGTCGAGCAGTACGCAGCCACGCCGTCGTCGCCGGTGACGCCGAAGACCACGCGGAACGTCGCGCTGGGTCTGGCCGTCGGTCTGCTGCTCGGTATCGCCCTCGCGGTGCTGCGTGACCGCCTCGACAACACCATCAAGGACCGCAACGCCGTCGAGGATCTCGCCGGCACCGGTGTGGTGGGTGTGATCCCGCTCGACAAGGCCCGCCAGGAAGAGCCGGCGATCGTCTTCGCGGAAGCCAACAGCGGCGACGCCGAGGCCTACCGCGAGATGCGGACCAACCTGCAGTTCCTCGAGGTCGACAACCCGCCGCGCGCGATTGTCGTCACCAGCTCGCTTCCCAGCGAGGGAAAGACCACCACGGCCGTCAACCTGGCCCTGGTGCTCGCCGAAGCCGGACACTCCGTGGTGCTCGTCGAAGCCGACCTGCGCCGCCCGCGCGTGAGCAAGTACCTCGCCACGCTCGGCGACGCCGGCCTGTCGAACGTGCTCGCGCACACGGCCTCGCTCGAGGACGTGCTCCAGCCGACCCGCTTCGACGGCATGTGCGTGCTCGCTGCGGGCGGTCTGCCGCCCAACCCGTCCGAGCTGCTCGGCTCCGCGCATGCGCGGGAGGTCATCGAGGACCTGCGGTCGCGCTTCGACTACGTCATCATCGACGCGCCGCCGCTGCTGCCCGTCACCGACGCGGCGATCCTCACGAGCATCGCCGACGGTGCGCTGCTCATCGCGCGTTACGGCAAGACCACCCGCGAGCAGTTCGCGCGGGCCGTCGGCAACCTGCGTGCGATCAACGCGCCCGTGCTCGGCACGATCCTGGCGATGACCCCCACCAAGGGACGCGGCACGGCCTACGAGTACCGCTACTACTACTACAGCTCCGACAAGGACGGTGCCGCTCCGGCTGCTGCTCCGGCGGCCGCCCAGACGAGCACGCCGGCGACACAGCGTGTCGGTGCACCGGCCCCGACCGCACCGGCCGCCCAGCCTGCCCCGCAGACGCAGGCACCCGTGGAAGGCCCGGCACGGCCGCAGAACGGTCATCGCCACGTCGAGCCGCCGGCCACGCAGGCCTACCCGGCGCCGAGCAACGACGCCTACCACTACCGCGCTGCGGAGCAGTTCCCGCCGGCGCCGCAGCCGGCAACGGAGCGGTACGGCAGCGAGCCCTACCAGGCGCCGCAGGCGTACTCCTCCGCCGAGCCGCTGTCGCGGCCCGTGGTGCACGCACCGCGGCGCCCGGTGAACGACTCAGGATCGGAGAGCGGCGAGGAGAGGTAG